One window of the Rhipicephalus sanguineus isolate Rsan-2018 chromosome 4, BIME_Rsan_1.4, whole genome shotgun sequence genome contains the following:
- the LOC119391482 gene encoding putative nuclease HARBI1 — MCIRAPYDRDDNNKAAYFCRKGYYAFNAMVVCDATLRITALEPTYPGLVHDAFVWRASTLSREFSAGSRGQGGEFLLGDSKYPLQPWLLNPIPGAHQAGSPAAQFNRAHSSLRCVVERCFRVLKARFRCLQRYRALYYGPLFTSKIVAACVVLYNLCVRQHLPEPDDIPGTEEREDPDLYNDGDDDVAAVGMYQAGAQRRDHLLRCFTASQDST; from the exons ATGTGTATTCGGGCGCCGTACGACAGGGACGACAACAACAAAGCTGCGTACTTTTGCCGCAAGGGTTATTACGCCTTCAACGCCATGGTG GTGTGTGACGCAACCCTTCGCATCACTGCCCTGGAGCCCACATACCCAGGCTTGGTGCATGACGCTTTTGTGTGGAGGGCATCCACCTTGAGCCGGGAGTTCAGCGCTGGCAGCCGTGGCCAGGGTGGCGAATTCCTGCTTG GTGACAGTAAATACCCACTGCAGCCTTGGCTGCTCAACCCCATCCCCGGAGCACATCAAGCGGGATCCCCTGCGGCCCAATTCAATCGCGCCCACTCCTCTCTGCGGTGTGTCGTGGAACGGTGCTTTCGAGTACTCAAGGCCCGCTTTCGGTGCCTGCAAAGGTACAGggcactgtactatggcccactcttcacgtcgaagatcgtTGCGGCTTGCGTAGTGCTTTACAACCTTTGTGTCCGGCAGCACCTGCcagagccagacgacatccctggAACTGAGGAACGTGAAGATCCAGACCTTTACAACGATGGTGACGACGATGTGGCAGCAGTTGGCATGTACCAGGCGGGTGCGCAAAGGCGGGATCACCTTCTGCGGTGTTTTACTGCTTCCCAGGACAGCACATGA